From Shewanella yunxiaonensis, the proteins below share one genomic window:
- a CDS encoding PaaI family thioesterase, with protein MSIWFREITLDDCARLDLGQGGKGTLMQTLGIKVTEIGDDYLVATMPASPAIHNPIGMVHGGANVVLAETVASYAANFAVDFEHYFCVGQEINANHIRAARNGELKAIARPIHLGKRTSVWEVKIFNSADELTCISRMTAAVVKRPDTKNAG; from the coding sequence ATGAGTATCTGGTTCAGAGAGATCACCCTTGATGACTGTGCCCGTCTGGATCTGGGACAGGGGGGCAAAGGCACGCTAATGCAGACTTTGGGCATCAAAGTGACCGAGATTGGCGATGATTATCTGGTAGCAACCATGCCCGCATCGCCGGCGATTCATAATCCTATCGGTATGGTGCATGGTGGCGCAAATGTGGTGTTGGCCGAAACCGTCGCCAGTTATGCCGCCAATTTTGCGGTGGATTTTGAACACTATTTCTGTGTCGGGCAGGAGATCAATGCCAATCATATTCGGGCTGCGCGTAATGGTGAGCTCAAGGCTATTGCCCGTCCAATCCATTTAGGTAAGCGCACTTCCGTCTGGGAAGTGAAAATCTTTAATAGTGCGGATGAACTCACCTGTATTTCACGGATGACCGCCGCCGTTGTTAAACGCCCCGATACCAAAAACGCGGGCTAA
- a CDS encoding DUF2238 domain-containing protein: protein MKNPLIWLVFYAMVLSWSAWQPHDGFTWWMEAAPALLAVPILLWCRRVFPLTSLLSVLILLHCCVLFVGAHYTYAQVPLFDWLSDWFSWGRNNYDKLGHFAQGFIPAMIAREVLLRKQVLPRGRWCNFLCCCFALALSAFYELVEWWVAVLTNDGAEAFLGTQGYVWDTQSDMLFALIGAICAVLSLSKLHDRQLAELAISAK, encoded by the coding sequence TTGAAAAATCCGCTGATCTGGCTAGTGTTTTATGCAATGGTGCTGTCGTGGTCTGCATGGCAGCCTCATGATGGCTTTACCTGGTGGATGGAAGCCGCTCCGGCACTGCTAGCGGTTCCTATCCTGCTGTGGTGCCGGCGAGTATTTCCCTTAACAAGCTTATTATCAGTGCTGATCCTGCTGCACTGTTGTGTGCTGTTTGTCGGTGCCCATTACACCTATGCCCAGGTGCCATTATTCGACTGGTTATCTGACTGGTTTAGTTGGGGACGCAATAACTATGACAAGTTAGGCCATTTCGCGCAGGGATTTATTCCGGCGATGATTGCCCGCGAGGTGCTGCTGCGTAAACAGGTGTTACCGCGAGGTCGCTGGTGTAATTTTCTGTGCTGCTGTTTTGCTTTGGCGCTGTCGGCATTTTATGAGTTGGTGGAATGGTGGGTGGCGGTGTTAACCAATGATGGCGCTGAAGCATTCCTTGGTACTCAGGGATATGTCTGGGATACACAGTCAGATATGCTGTTTGCGCTGATTGGCGCGATTTGTGCCGTGCTCAGCTTATCCAAGCTGCATGATCGTCAATTAGCCGAATTGGCTATATCTGCCAAGTAA
- the serA gene encoding phosphoglycerate dehydrogenase: MAKVSLDKDKIKILLLEGVHQSALDVLKNSGYNNIEFHKGSLSGDELIDAIKDAHFVGIRSRTHLTKEVLDHAEKLVGIGCFCIGTNQVDLKAAELLGIPVFNAPFSNTRSVAELVIGEIIMLMRGIPQRNASAHKGGWIKSAKGSYEVRGKTLGVIGYGHIGTQLGILAETLGMRVIFYDIEDKLPLGNAHQLRFMNELLAQADVVSLHVPETPQTKLMFGAAQIEAMRPGSFLINASRGTVVDIDALAAALESKHLAGAAIDVFPVEPKSNDDEFQTPLRGFDNVILTPHVGGSTEEAQENIGIEVAGKLAKYSDNGSTVTAVNFPEVSLPQQHGTSRLLHIHRNRPGILLKINQAFSEKGINIGGQYLQTTADIGYVVMEVHTDQATEALEELKNIEGTIRTRLLY, from the coding sequence ATGGCGAAAGTTTCGCTGGACAAGGATAAAATCAAGATCCTGTTGTTGGAAGGCGTTCATCAATCAGCATTGGATGTGCTGAAAAATTCCGGATATAACAATATCGAATTTCATAAAGGTTCCCTGTCCGGAGATGAACTGATTGATGCCATCAAAGATGCCCATTTTGTCGGTATTCGCTCCCGCACACACCTGACCAAGGAAGTGTTGGATCACGCCGAAAAGCTGGTCGGTATTGGCTGTTTCTGTATTGGTACCAACCAGGTTGATCTGAAAGCGGCTGAATTGCTGGGCATTCCAGTATTCAACGCGCCATTCTCCAATACCCGCAGTGTTGCAGAGCTGGTGATTGGCGAAATTATCATGTTGATGCGTGGCATCCCACAACGTAACGCTTCGGCACATAAAGGTGGCTGGATTAAAAGCGCCAAGGGCAGTTACGAAGTTCGTGGCAAAACCCTCGGGGTTATCGGTTATGGTCACATCGGGACTCAGCTTGGCATTCTGGCTGAAACGCTCGGTATGCGAGTGATTTTCTACGATATCGAAGACAAACTGCCACTGGGTAACGCCCATCAGCTGCGCTTTATGAACGAGCTGTTAGCACAGGCGGATGTGGTGAGTTTGCATGTTCCAGAAACCCCACAAACCAAACTGATGTTCGGTGCTGCGCAAATTGAAGCGATGCGTCCAGGAAGTTTCCTGATCAACGCATCTCGCGGCACTGTGGTGGATATCGATGCGTTGGCTGCAGCGCTGGAATCCAAACATCTGGCCGGTGCTGCGATCGACGTATTCCCGGTAGAACCTAAGTCCAATGACGATGAGTTCCAGACCCCATTGCGTGGTTTTGACAATGTGATTCTGACCCCTCACGTGGGTGGCAGTACTGAAGAAGCACAGGAAAATATCGGTATTGAAGTGGCCGGTAAGCTGGCTAAGTACTCAGACAACGGCTCTACCGTGACCGCCGTGAACTTCCCGGAAGTGTCGCTGCCACAACAGCATGGCACCTCACGTTTGCTGCATATTCACCGCAACCGTCCTGGTATTCTGCTGAAAATCAACCAGGCATTCTCTGAAAAAGGCATCAACATTGGTGGCCAGTATCTGCAAACTACCGCCGATATCGGTTACGTGGTGATGGAAGTTCATACCGATCAGGCAACTGAAGCCTTGGAAGAACTGAAAAACATTGAAGGCACTATCCGTACCCGTTTGCTGTACTGA